The Fulvivirga maritima genome segment CCAGGAGACCATAAACTACGTGTATTGGTAGATGTAAATCAGAATGGTGTATGGGAAGCAGGTAACATTACTAAAGACGAAGAACCAGAACCTGTTATATTCTATAAATCATCAGAAGGAAAAGAGCAGTTTCCTTTAAGAGCTAACTGGGTTTATGGCCCCTGTGAGATATCATTTTAATGTGGATAAGTGTAGATAACTTATGTGGACAGCTGAGAACATATTGTGGGCAAATGAGAATTCACACCAAATTTCAGTATTTTGTGTGGATGGCGGAGAACAACTCACATTTATACCATCAGAAATCCACAATCAACACAAAGATTTTATTTTATCCACAAAGACACATTTATTCTGTGGACATTTTATAAATGATTGTTTTACAGTAAATTATATAGAAACTAGCTGTGGATAAACTATGGACAAGTTCAGATTTAATAAACAAATGTTTTATGCAAACTATATTTTTAATACTTATCCACGTATCCACATCTTAATAGATAATAATAATTTTAAATAAATATATATTATATAAAATATAGAGTGTGAACAGTGTGAATAACATGAGCGAGATGAAAATTTTGATCCTTCTTACATTTCTTACTTTATCTGTTTTTGTGCAAGCACAAAAATTTGATGAAGTACAGTTGGCCAATGAATATTTCACTAAAGGTGAAACTGAAAAAGCTTTAAGCATGTACGAAGACCTTTCGCGGCAGATGGCTAATATTCCACTTATCCACAATAACTATTTCCATCTCCTGCTGGAGATGAAAAAATATGACGAGGCTCAGAAATATTTGCGCGGCCTTACCAAGCGTTTTCCAAACAATGTGTATTACAGGTTAGACGAAGGCCTCATTTATGAAAGTCAGGGAAATGAAGAAAAAACTAATAAGCACTTTCGCCAAATTATAAATGACATAAAAGATGACAACTACCTGGTGCAAACCGTGGCCAGTTATTTTGTGAATAAACAGTTTACCGCTTTAGCTGCAGAAACTTTGGAGCAAGCACGCAAGGCCATGCATAATGATAACCTTTATGCTCTGGAACTTGCCAATGTTTATCGGGTAGCCAATGAGAAGGACAAGATGGTGGAAGAGTATCTCAAGTATGTTACTCAAAACCCGGCCAACTTAAGTTATGTGAAAAACACTTTGCAAAACTTACTGGTAGAGCCGGAAGAACTTGAAAGTCTGGAAAATCTGCTTTATCAGAAAATACAAGATGAGCCTGACAGTCAGATTTATGGAGAATTGCTTATTTGGGTAAACTTACAGCAGAAGAATTTCTATGGTGCTTTTATTCAGGCTCGAGCAATAGATAAACGAATGAAGGCCGAAGGGAGTAGGAGTATGAACATTGGCCATATAGCTCTGGACAATAATGATTACGAAACGGCCATTAAGGTTTTTTCATACATCATTAAAACTTATCCTGAAACTTATAACTATTTGCTAGCTCGTATGTATTTGATAAAAGCCTATGAGAAGAAAGTTAAAAACACTTTCCCTGTTGATAAAGAAGAAATAAAAATTCTGATAAAGGATTATGACATCTTTGTGAGTGAAATGGGGATAAACAGAAATACTTTGGAGGCTCTTAGAAACAAAGCTTTACTCCATGCTTTTTATCTGGATCAGAAAGATTCGGCCATTGCTATTTTAAAAAAAGTTATTGAAAACCCTAAGGCTACTAGCGAGCTAAAATCTCAATCTAAGCTAGACCTGG includes the following:
- a CDS encoding tetratricopeptide repeat protein, with translation MKILILLTFLTLSVFVQAQKFDEVQLANEYFTKGETEKALSMYEDLSRQMANIPLIHNNYFHLLLEMKKYDEAQKYLRGLTKRFPNNVYYRLDEGLIYESQGNEEKTNKHFRQIINDIKDDNYLVQTVASYFVNKQFTALAAETLEQARKAMHNDNLYALELANVYRVANEKDKMVEEYLKYVTQNPANLSYVKNTLQNLLVEPEELESLENLLYQKIQDEPDSQIYGELLIWVNLQQKNFYGAFIQARAIDKRMKAEGSRSMNIGHIALDNNDYETAIKVFSYIIKTYPETYNYLLARMYLIKAYEKKVKNTFPVDKEEIKILIKDYDIFVSEMGINRNTLEALRNKALLHAFYLDQKDSAIAILKKVIENPKATSELKSQSKLDLGDIYILTGEPWESTLLYSQVEKSNKNEPLGYEAKLKNAKLSYYKGNFQLAQEHLDILKQATTREIANDAMALSILIKDNVALDSTETAMKKYAAIEQMLYQNKTDSALVAIKQMRKEFSRHSLSDELLWLEADIYKKRGDFEESIRLLKKIVDEYDYDILSDDAYFTMGDIYDKQLNDKEKAMEIYRDFLTRYPGSVYVAEARKRYRQLRGDFNM